The following coding sequences are from one Dehalococcoidia bacterium window:
- a CDS encoding flavin reductase family protein has product MTPPTPPYQPLLSQLWTPIVAITSSCQGQDGAQIAVSAHGASIVPDRPRMLVQLYKRNLTHDLVRDSGVFALHLLSRGQEELVHRLGFSSGRRDAHKLDGLVSRRGVTGSPLLDGALGYVECRVINAMDGGDMTCFLGDVVAGELTADGAEIPARVLWWYALRREMPETWQREWDTKMEAELAFSAPIFDAIARSPWRPPRRST; this is encoded by the coding sequence GTGACGCCGCCGACACCGCCCTACCAGCCGCTGCTCAGCCAGCTCTGGACGCCGATCGTGGCGATCACGTCGTCGTGCCAGGGGCAGGACGGCGCCCAGATCGCCGTCTCCGCGCACGGCGCCTCGATCGTGCCCGACCGCCCGCGTATGCTCGTGCAACTCTACAAGCGCAACCTCACGCACGACCTGGTGCGCGACTCCGGCGTCTTCGCGCTGCACCTGCTGTCGCGGGGCCAGGAAGAGCTGGTCCACCGGCTCGGCTTCTCCTCCGGCCGACGCGATGCACACAAGCTCGACGGGCTGGTGAGCCGGCGCGGCGTGACCGGCAGTCCGCTGCTCGACGGCGCGCTTGGTTATGTCGAGTGCCGCGTGATCAATGCGATGGACGGCGGCGATATGACCTGCTTCCTCGGCGATGTCGTGGCCGGCGAGCTTACGGCTGACGGCGCCGAGATCCCCGCGCGCGTGCTCTGGTGGTATGCGCTGCGACGCGAAATGCCCGAGACCTGGCAGCGCGAGTGGGACACGAAGATGGAGGCCGAGCTCGCCTTCAGCGCGCCGATCTTCGACGCGATCGCTCGATCGCCGTGGCGCCCACCGCGGCGTTCGACCTGA
- the pheS gene encoding phenylalanine--tRNA ligase subunit alpha: MVIEQGGIAAVVAEAREKLAACRDEPELERWHTEFLGRKAGKLNALTRSVGTLPPDQRRAAGIAANAANRELEQAYEARAENFRRARLETSIAEGKLDVTLPGRRPQIGRLHPVTQTLRDLLAALTDLGFQVAEGPEIETDYYNFEMLRIPQDHPARDMWDTLWLDPLTEGRRPLLLRTHTSPNQIRVMEQRQPPIRIAVPGKCYRFEAVDASHEWQLTQIEGLAVDEGITLADLKGTLGELARRMFGSERQVMLRHAYFPFVEPGVEMAVDCFVCGGTGCGLCKGTGWIEILGAGMVHPEVLSGVGYDPVRYTGFAWGLGVERVAMLRYGIDDIRHFYGNDLRFLEQF, encoded by the coding sequence ATGGTGATCGAGCAAGGTGGTATCGCCGCCGTCGTGGCGGAGGCGCGGGAAAAGCTCGCGGCCTGCCGCGACGAGCCGGAGCTTGAGCGCTGGCACACCGAGTTTCTCGGCCGCAAGGCGGGCAAGCTCAACGCGCTGACGCGCTCCGTCGGCACGCTTCCGCCCGATCAGCGCCGTGCGGCGGGGATCGCCGCAAACGCGGCGAACCGCGAGCTGGAGCAGGCGTATGAAGCCCGCGCCGAGAACTTCCGCCGCGCCCGCCTCGAAACATCGATCGCCGAGGGCAAGCTCGACGTGACGTTGCCGGGACGCCGGCCGCAGATCGGCCGGCTGCATCCCGTGACGCAGACGCTGCGCGACCTGCTCGCCGCCCTCACCGACCTGGGCTTCCAGGTTGCCGAGGGGCCGGAAATCGAGACGGATTACTACAACTTTGAGATGCTGCGCATTCCGCAGGACCACCCGGCGCGCGACATGTGGGACACGCTGTGGCTCGACCCGCTGACCGAAGGCCGCCGGCCGTTGCTGCTGCGCACCCACACCTCGCCCAACCAGATCCGCGTGATGGAGCAGCGCCAGCCGCCGATCCGCATCGCCGTGCCGGGCAAGTGCTATCGCTTTGAAGCGGTAGACGCGAGCCACGAGTGGCAGCTCACCCAGATCGAAGGGTTGGCCGTGGACGAGGGCATCACGCTGGCCGATCTGAAGGGCACGCTGGGCGAGCTGGCGCGGCGCATGTTCGGCTCCGAGCGCCAGGTCATGCTGCGCCACGCCTACTTCCCCTTCGTCGAGCCGGGGGTGGAGATGGCCGTCGATTGCTTCGTCTGCGGCGGCACGGGCTGCGGCCTCTGCAAGGGCACCGGCTGGATCGAGATCCTGGGCGCGGGCATGGTGCACCCTGAGGTCTTGTCAGGTGTCGGCTACGACCCGGTGCGCTACACCGGCTTCGCGTGGGGGCTCGGTGTCGAGCGCGTGGCCATGCTGCGGTACGGCATCGACGACATCCGCCACTTCTACGGCAACGATCTGCGCTTTCTGGAGCAGTTTTAG
- a CDS encoding enoyl-CoA hydratase-related protein: protein MAVLYERQENIALITLDRPGSLNAINPDLTRELGEAWQRFEQEEDAHVAILTGAGRAFCAGLDMKEAAERLRRGEASTPPGASMRMPNPRTILKPTIAAVNGAAAGGGVSFALSCDLVLASESAQFVLPFAARGRGGAPVALDLARKTSINAALYAALTAGRIDAPTALRLGICHEVLPHDDLLPRALELAEKIAGFSLVSLKSIKSALYRALDVGFAQAMREASGDWDSAVRDSKDMREGTIAFDEKRRPQYESATGPAS from the coding sequence ATGGCCGTGCTCTATGAGCGACAGGAGAATATCGCCCTCATCACCCTGGACCGGCCTGGCAGCCTCAACGCGATCAACCCCGATCTGACGCGCGAGCTCGGCGAAGCCTGGCAGCGCTTCGAGCAGGAAGAGGACGCCCACGTCGCCATCCTCACCGGCGCGGGCCGCGCCTTCTGCGCCGGGCTGGACATGAAGGAGGCGGCAGAACGCCTGCGTCGCGGCGAGGCCAGCACACCGCCCGGCGCCTCGATGCGCATGCCAAACCCGCGCACGATCCTGAAGCCCACGATCGCCGCCGTGAACGGCGCGGCCGCGGGCGGCGGCGTCTCCTTCGCGCTGAGCTGCGACCTTGTGCTGGCGAGCGAGTCGGCGCAGTTCGTGCTGCCCTTCGCCGCCCGAGGCCGCGGCGGCGCGCCGGTGGCGCTCGACCTGGCGCGCAAGACCAGCATCAATGCCGCCCTCTACGCCGCGCTCACCGCCGGACGCATCGACGCGCCGACGGCGCTGCGCCTCGGCATCTGCCACGAAGTGCTGCCGCACGACGATCTGCTGCCGCGGGCGCTGGAGCTAGCCGAGAAGATCGCCGGCTTCTCGCTGGTCTCGCTCAAGAGCATCAAGAGTGCGCTCTACAGGGCGCTGGACGTCGGCTTCGCGCAGGCGATGCGCGAGGCCTCCGGCGACTGGGACAGCGCCGTGCGCGACTCGAAGGACATGCGCGAGGGCACAATCGCCTTCGACGAGAAGCGCCGGCCGCAGTACGAGTCCGCGACCGGCCCGGCAAGTTGA